Proteins co-encoded in one Hemibagrus wyckioides isolate EC202008001 linkage group LG26, SWU_Hwy_1.0, whole genome shotgun sequence genomic window:
- the LOC131346395 gene encoding uncharacterized protein LOC131346395 codes for MMLLGSHFNSKPSPGTISQQGYSCSEPLNSMPTWITQALCDLAQGEKELQRLTEKQISEVDEVNQSLDSAIFDAQKEERHLLEKVEKAHREAQQRLQQLKRENAAAARVGQSLVDRQLRKMGQLKEQILMWCRCPTGPNKSQLLKEVKELMQPWEISLSLKRVTFQRSPESNVIRFGDINVHEHSLTFPVGVCGPQGQKCALHTGQIALDNHVAVSEQLCAPCNSSGKKESSKTNSGSSRVVRKLRLSTAKDDVLGQKVKMPSPKTCKVWPCKQDNSESSQDEDAELFSSDSRGEDLFLAFNTVTSQGELGAESPVSDQGEIRSHSFSKGHWKQRVLVPVSSQEPSCPPEESRPEDCGQNYEFQRGMSPPMTSFPGHKSSYSCVDLSCKDQPQYGQSFGGPRRSPSPADSMDSSYTYTIRSASSHSGSLKGENQHSISTSDLSARGRHLMNGKDKIQKKFNQNNLSRPQGQGLKRSETLDLKDQHLKDSCEGSKRVSRSLSMSEIEGRGRGTKSDHNGDRSRKDRRGLAKVVEEGRTLRVGLLVKKFGKQGSGRTDFTLPSGIHATAQGQLFVVDCGNVRVQVTDLQKNIVQQVTLPAADSTSRHCRNFFDVAANSKGMIALTCAAERAVLVFNRHGRLLQTFGGSGTQQDFEAPRGVTVTKQDEFLVADIRRGTLTTLKLDPKTGAKIERTVVTGFHRPYLVAACLTTGLMAVSERGNETGRAACVRVLEPGWNTIRTLGVCSGMGPVLTSPWGICIDADGNVLVADWGKQHCVLLYPAVGVGRDIVSQGLSSPRGLALLPEGHLVVSDSMNHCIKIFRYK; via the coding sequence ATGATGTTACTTGGATCACATTTCAATAGTAAACCTTCTCCAGGGACAATATCTCAGCAAGGATACAGCTGCTCTGAACCCCTAAACTCCATGCCTACATGGATAACCCAGGCCTTATGTGACCTAGCACAAGGTGAGAAAGAACTCCAGCGACTTACAGAGAAACAAATATCTGAAGTGGATGAAGTGAACCAGAGCCTCGATTCTGCAATTTTTGATGCTCAGAAAGAAGAACGCCATCTGTTGGAGAAGGTGGAGAAAGCCCATCGGGAAGCCCAACAGAGACTGCAACAGCTCAAAAGAGAAAATGCAGCAGCAGCTCGAGTAGGCCAGTCCTTGGTTGATCGTCAGCTGAGAAAGATGGGCCAGCTTAAGGAACAAATTCTTATGTGGTGTAGATGCCCCACTGGTCCCAACAAAAGTCAGTTGCTGAAAGAAGTTAAAGAATTAATGCAACCCTGGGAGATCTCTCTTTCCCTGAAAAGAGTCACTTTCCAGCGCAGTCCTGAGTCAAATGTTATTCGGTTTGGGGATATTAATGTCCATGAGCACAGCTTGACTTTTCCAGTTGGAGTCTGCGGACCACAGGGGCAAAAATGTGCTCTCCACACGGGCCAGATAGCACTTGACAATCATGTGGCTGTATCAGAACAGCTTTGTGCTCCTTGTAATAGCagtggaaagaaagaatcaTCAAAGACAAACAGTGGAAGTAGCCGCGTTGTCAGAAAGCTTCGGTTATCAACAGCTAAAGATGATGTGCTAGGTCAGAAGGTAAAGATGCCCAGCCCTAAAACATGTAAGGTTTGGCCATGTAAGCAGGATAACTCAGAATCCTCTCAGGATGAGGATGCAGAATTGTTTAGTTCTGACTCACGTGGTGAAGACCTGTTTCTTGCATTTAATACGGTGACAAGCCAAGGAGAACTGGGAGCAGAAAGCCCTGTATCTGACCAAGGTGAAATCAGAAGTCATTCTTTTTCCAAAGGCCACTGGAAACAAAGAGTCCTTGTTCCAGTTTCAAGCCAAGAACCATCCTGTCCACCAGAAGAAAGTAGACCTGAGGACTGTGGACAAAACTATGAATTCCAAAGAGGAATGTCACCTCCTATGACATCTTTTCCAGGGCATAAATCGAGTTATAGCTGTGTGGACCTCTCTTGCAAAGACCAACCACAGTATGGTCAAAGCTTTGGTGGACCAAGACGATCTCCTTCCCCAGCAGACAGCATGGACTCcagttacacatacactatcaGGTCTGCCAGTAGTCACAGTGGCTCCCTAAAAGGGGAAAATCAACATTCTATCTCCACCTCTGACCTATCTGCCAGGGGTCGCCATTTAATGAATGGAAAAGACAAGATTCAGAAGAAGTTCAATCAGAACAATTTATCTAGGCCCCAGGGTCAAGGCCTTAAAAGGTCCGAAACACTGGATTTAAAAGACCAGCATTTGAAAGATAGTTGTGAGGGATCCAAACGAGTATCTCGGTCTTTGTCTATGTCTGAAATAGAAGGTAGAGGAAGAGGAACAAAATCTGATCATAATGGAGACAGAAGCAGAAAAGATCGACGAGGCCTGGCAAAGGTTGTAGAAGAGGGACGAACACTTAGAGTGGGACTTCTGGTAAAGAAATTTGGTAAGCAAGGCTCAGGACGCACTGACTTTACTTTGCCTAGTGGAATTCATGCCACAGCTCAAGGTCAGCTGTTTGTAGTGGACTGTGGAAATGTCCGTGTGCAAGTAACAGACCTACAGAAGAACATCGTTCAGCAGGTGACTCTACCAGCTGCTGACTCTACCTCTCGACACTGTCGAAATTTTTTTGATGTTGCTGCTAACTCCAAGGGCATGATAGCACTGACATGTGCCGCAGAACGTGCTGTGCTGGTCTTTAACCGCCATGGTCGCCTCTTGCAGACCTTTGGGGGCTCTGGTACTCAGCAAGACTTCGAGGCTCCAAGAGGCGTCACCGTGACAAAGCAAGATGAGTTTCTAGTTGCTGATATTCGGCGTGGCACTTTGACAACTCTCAAACTTGACCCTAAAACAGGAGCCAAGATAGAGCGCACTGTAGTCACAGGATTTCACAGGCCCTATCTGGTGGCAGCATGTCTCACTACAGGCCTTATGGCTGTGTCTGAGAGGGGCAACGAAACTGGACGGGCAGCTTGTGTAAGGGTGCTGGAACCTGGTTGGAACACCATTCGCACCTTGGGTGTATGCTCTGGCATGGGACCTGTCCTTACCAGCCCTTGGGGTATATGCATTGATGCAGATGGAAATGTTCTTGTTGCAGACTGGGGCAAGCAGCACTGTGTGTTGCTGTACCCTGCTGTTGGTGTAGGTCGGGATATTGTTAGTCAAGGCCTTAGCAGCCCTAGAGGACTTGCTTTGCTGCCTGAAGGTCACCTTGTGGTCTCAGATAGCATGAACCATTGCATTAAGATTTTCCGCTACAAGTAA
- the LOC131346584 gene encoding helix-loop-helix protein 2-like has product MMLSPDQTDPELPWSHSDAESVLSDMKAGCMSEELTTDAEGKSKALAQQPLTREEKRRRRRATAKYRSAHATRERIRVEAFNVAFGELRKLLPTLPPDKKLSKIEILRLAICYISYLNHVLDV; this is encoded by the coding sequence ATGATGCTGAGCCCAGACCAGACGGATCCCGAGCTGCCATGGAGTCACTCGGACGCCGAAAGTGTGTTAAGTGACATGAAGGCCGGTTGCATGTCCGAGGAGCTGACCACGGACGCCGAGGGGAAATCCAAAGCCCTCGCGCAGCAGCCGCTCACCCGCGAGGAGAAGCGACGGCGCAGGCGCGCCACGGCCAAGTACCGCTCGGCGCACGCGACTCGAGAACGCATCCGCGTCGAGGCGTTCAACGTGGCTTTCGGCGAGCTGAGGAAGCTGCTGCCCACCCTGCCTCCTGACAAGAAGCTCTCCAAGATCGAGATCCTCAGACTGGCTATTTGTTACATCTCCTATCTGAACCACGTACTGGACGTTTAG